One genomic segment of Mycolicibacterium chubuense NBB4 includes these proteins:
- the mnmA gene encoding tRNA 2-thiouridine(34) synthase MnmA, producing MRVLVAMSGGVDSSVAAARMVDAGHDVTGVHLALSSAPGTLRTGSRGCCSKEDAGDARRVADVLDIPFYVWDFADRFKEDVIDDFVASYARGETPNPCVRCNERIKFSALAARALALGFDALATGHYARLSGGRLHRAVDHDKDQSYVLAVLTAEQLRHAVFPIGDTPKSQIREEAARRGLSVADKADSHDICFIPSGDTRAFLGARIGVRRGTVVDAAGTVLAEHDGVHGFTIGQRKGLGIPGPGPDGRPRYVTGIDADTATVHVGELADLEVGTLLGDSPVFTSGVTPSGPVECAVQVRAHGGVVDAVAHMRSGTVEVVLRQPLRGVAPGQTLVLYRPDPDGDEVLGSATIREAR from the coding sequence GTGCGGGTTCTGGTCGCGATGAGCGGCGGCGTGGATTCCTCGGTGGCTGCCGCCCGGATGGTCGACGCCGGCCACGATGTCACCGGTGTGCACCTCGCGCTGTCCTCGGCGCCGGGCACCCTGCGCACCGGATCGCGCGGCTGTTGCTCCAAAGAGGATGCCGGCGATGCCCGCCGCGTCGCCGATGTGCTCGACATTCCGTTCTACGTCTGGGATTTCGCCGACCGCTTCAAAGAGGACGTCATCGACGACTTCGTCGCCTCCTACGCCCGGGGGGAGACACCCAATCCGTGCGTCCGGTGCAACGAACGAATCAAGTTCTCCGCGTTGGCCGCTCGCGCGCTGGCGCTGGGGTTCGACGCCCTGGCGACCGGGCACTACGCCCGGCTCTCCGGCGGACGGCTGCACCGGGCCGTCGATCATGACAAGGACCAGTCCTACGTGCTGGCGGTGCTGACCGCCGAGCAGCTGCGGCATGCGGTGTTCCCGATCGGGGACACGCCGAAGTCGCAGATCCGCGAGGAGGCCGCCCGGCGCGGACTCTCGGTGGCGGACAAGGCCGACAGCCACGACATCTGCTTCATCCCGTCGGGTGACACGCGAGCCTTCCTCGGCGCGCGCATCGGCGTGCGGCGCGGCACCGTGGTCGACGCCGCCGGCACGGTGCTGGCCGAACACGACGGCGTGCACGGCTTCACGATCGGCCAGCGTAAGGGGCTCGGCATTCCGGGACCGGGCCCCGACGGCCGGCCCCGGTACGTGACGGGGATCGACGCGGACACCGCGACCGTGCACGTCGGCGAGCTGGCCGATCTCGAGGTCGGCACCCTGCTCGGCGACTCGCCGGTGTTCACCTCGGGCGTCACGCCGAGCGGTCCGGTGGAGTGTGCGGTGCAGGTGCGCGCGCACGGCGGCGTCGTCGATGCGGTTGCCCACATGCGCAGCGGCACAGTGGAGGTCGTGCTGCGTCAGCCGCTGCGGGGCGTGGCGCCCGGACAGACGCTGGTGCTCTACCGGCCCGACCCCGACGGTGACGAAGTGCTGGGCAGCGCGACCATCCGCGAGGCCCGTTAA
- a CDS encoding sensor domain-containing protein has protein sequence MTARGCASAGGVRRCRWLMCAVTILAAGCTQTVTGTAVRAAPGIDEGSRSPVDVDTVLLDRSAMQAITGAGDGLTEVPGMDSKVPVDIDMMAEAVPAQCRWLFAETQVFGSEVEEFHKTTYQYPARGALISQAAAGYRDSATAQRAFGALADSIRGCGETGPGYALVGQVAATADSVRTRPGNCGRDYRVKAVVLVEVTFCAFPDAVPDIVMSNILAHVPA, from the coding sequence ATGACGGCCCGCGGATGCGCGTCGGCAGGCGGTGTCCGGCGCTGTCGTTGGCTGATGTGCGCCGTGACCATCCTCGCCGCCGGGTGCACCCAGACCGTGACGGGCACCGCGGTGCGCGCCGCACCCGGCATCGACGAAGGTTCGCGTTCGCCCGTCGACGTCGACACCGTGCTGCTCGACCGCTCCGCGATGCAGGCGATCACCGGCGCGGGCGACGGTCTGACCGAGGTTCCCGGGATGGACAGCAAGGTACCTGTCGACATCGACATGATGGCCGAAGCCGTTCCCGCGCAATGCCGCTGGCTGTTCGCCGAGACCCAGGTCTTCGGGTCCGAGGTCGAGGAGTTCCACAAGACCACGTATCAGTATCCGGCCCGGGGCGCGCTCATCTCCCAGGCGGCGGCCGGCTACCGCGACTCCGCCACGGCCCAGCGCGCGTTCGGTGCACTCGCCGACAGCATCCGGGGATGCGGGGAGACCGGGCCGGGGTACGCGCTCGTCGGACAGGTGGCAGCGACCGCGGATTCGGTCCGCACCCGCCCGGGCAACTGCGGCCGCGACTACCGGGTGAAGGCGGTGGTCCTGGTCGAGGTGACCTTCTGCGCGTTCCCCGACGCGGTGCCCGACATCGTCATGTCGAACATCCTGGCCCACGTGCCCGCTTAA
- a CDS encoding methionine synthase gives MSAFATATGIGSWPGTSARDAAEIVVGELHRLPHLVELPSRGVGADMIGRAGALLVDISLDIVPRGYRIAAGRSSATRRAASLLDEDVDALEEAWEKAGLRGGERTVKVQAPGPVTLAAQLELSGGHRAITDAGAVRDLAMSLAEGVAAHRAQLERRLQTPVVVQFDEPSLPAALEGRLTGVTSLNPVHPVDESVVAALLDDCVQVVGGETAIHSCAPGLPWKLLQRSMISALSVDVQTLTAADLDGIGEFVESGRTILLGAVPTSDPGPQARLTAEQVAVNVAGLTDRLGFARAVLRDRMGITPACGLGNATPAWARTAIGLAQRAADAFADDPDAI, from the coding sequence GTGAGTGCTTTCGCCACCGCGACCGGCATCGGTTCGTGGCCCGGGACATCGGCCCGCGATGCCGCCGAAATCGTCGTCGGTGAACTGCATCGCCTGCCGCATCTGGTCGAGCTGCCGAGCCGCGGCGTCGGCGCCGACATGATCGGCCGTGCGGGAGCGCTGCTGGTCGACATCAGCCTCGACATCGTGCCGCGCGGCTACCGCATCGCCGCCGGGCGTAGCTCGGCGACGCGGCGGGCGGCGAGTCTGCTCGACGAGGACGTCGACGCCCTCGAAGAGGCATGGGAGAAGGCCGGCCTGCGCGGCGGCGAGCGCACTGTCAAGGTGCAGGCACCCGGCCCGGTGACGCTGGCCGCGCAGCTCGAGCTGTCCGGAGGTCACCGGGCCATCACCGATGCCGGGGCGGTGCGAGATCTGGCCATGTCGCTGGCCGAGGGCGTGGCGGCGCACCGGGCCCAGCTCGAGCGCAGACTGCAGACACCGGTCGTGGTGCAGTTCGACGAGCCGTCCCTGCCCGCCGCGCTGGAAGGCCGCCTGACCGGGGTGACGAGCCTGAACCCGGTTCATCCCGTCGACGAGTCGGTGGTCGCCGCACTGCTCGACGACTGCGTCCAGGTGGTCGGCGGTGAGACAGCGATCCACAGTTGCGCGCCGGGGCTGCCGTGGAAATTGTTGCAGCGCAGCATGATCAGCGCGCTGTCGGTGGACGTGCAGACGCTGACGGCCGCCGACCTCGACGGCATCGGCGAGTTCGTGGAGTCGGGGCGGACGATCCTGCTGGGCGCGGTGCCGACATCCGATCCCGGCCCCCAGGCGCGGCTCACCGCCGAACAGGTCGCCGTGAACGTCGCCGGACTGACCGATCGGCTCGGTTTCGCCCGCGCGGTGCTGCGCGACCGGATGGGCATCACCCCGGCCTGCGGGCTCGGGAACGCCACGCCGGCGTGGGCGCGTACGGCGATCGGGCTGGCGCAACGGGCCGCCGACGCGTTCGCCGACGACCCCGACGCCATCTGA
- a CDS encoding 4-coumarate--CoA ligase family protein, with the protein MSFPSPFPEVDIPTASVYEYLFSGLGDADLDRVALTDAKSGRATTYRELVARIDTFAGALAARGVGVGDVIGLLAPNSSAFAVAFHGILRAGATATTINALFRAKDIAKQLTDAKATMLVTVAALLPQAEEGAAAAGIPADNLVVLDGAGRDTDGHPNAADLLAAGAAAPAVTFAPSSHLAALPYSSGTTGNPKGVMLTHRNLVANVAQIRPLHGMVADDVVLAVLPFFHIYGMTVLLNAALHARARLVIMPSFDLGEFLGNIAEHKCTIAFIAPPVAVALAKHPLVDEHDLSSLKVVMSGAAPLDADLGHAVAQRLDCRVVQGYGMSELSPVSHITPFDSGRLDMHVDAPLSSVGWTVSNAVSKIVDPETGAEIGVPAEGLSETGELLFKGPNVMAGYLNNDEATRATIDDDGWLHTGDLARVDAHGCVYIVDRLKELIKYKGYQVPPAELEAVLLSHPEIVDAAVVGVLDGEGEEVPKAFVVTQGDSALTDADVMEFVAGQVAPYKKVRQVEFIDAIPKSSSGKILRKDLK; encoded by the coding sequence ATGAGTTTTCCCAGCCCCTTCCCCGAAGTCGACATTCCCACCGCGAGCGTCTACGAGTACCTGTTCTCCGGCCTCGGCGACGCCGACCTCGATCGTGTCGCCCTGACCGACGCGAAGTCCGGCCGCGCGACCACCTATCGGGAGTTGGTCGCCCGGATCGACACGTTCGCCGGTGCCCTGGCTGCGCGCGGCGTCGGCGTCGGCGATGTGATCGGCCTTCTCGCCCCGAACAGTTCGGCCTTCGCGGTGGCCTTCCACGGGATCCTGCGCGCCGGTGCGACGGCGACGACGATCAACGCGCTGTTCCGCGCCAAGGACATCGCCAAGCAGCTGACCGACGCCAAGGCCACGATGCTCGTCACCGTCGCCGCGCTGCTGCCGCAAGCCGAGGAGGGCGCCGCAGCCGCCGGGATCCCGGCCGACAACCTCGTTGTGCTCGACGGCGCGGGCCGCGACACCGACGGACACCCGAACGCCGCCGACCTGCTCGCTGCGGGCGCGGCAGCGCCCGCGGTGACGTTCGCGCCGTCGTCGCATCTGGCGGCGCTGCCCTACAGTTCGGGCACCACGGGCAACCCGAAGGGCGTGATGCTCACCCATCGCAACCTGGTCGCCAACGTCGCGCAGATCCGGCCGCTGCACGGGATGGTCGCCGACGACGTCGTGCTGGCGGTGCTGCCGTTCTTCCACATCTACGGCATGACGGTGCTGCTCAACGCCGCCCTGCACGCCCGCGCGCGGCTGGTGATCATGCCGAGCTTCGATCTGGGTGAGTTCCTCGGCAACATCGCCGAGCACAAGTGCACGATCGCGTTCATCGCGCCGCCGGTCGCCGTGGCGCTGGCCAAGCACCCGCTGGTCGACGAGCACGACCTCTCGTCGCTGAAGGTGGTGATGTCGGGCGCCGCGCCGCTGGACGCCGATTTGGGCCATGCCGTCGCGCAACGACTCGACTGCCGGGTCGTGCAGGGCTACGGGATGAGTGAGCTCAGCCCGGTCAGCCACATCACCCCGTTCGACAGCGGCCGGCTGGACATGCATGTCGACGCGCCGCTGAGCTCCGTCGGCTGGACGGTGTCCAACGCCGTGTCGAAGATCGTCGACCCCGAGACCGGAGCCGAAATCGGCGTCCCTGCCGAGGGATTGAGTGAGACCGGGGAACTGCTGTTCAAGGGCCCCAACGTGATGGCCGGCTACCTCAACAACGACGAGGCGACCCGGGCCACCATCGACGACGACGGCTGGCTGCACACCGGCGACCTCGCCCGGGTCGACGCGCACGGCTGCGTGTACATCGTCGACCGGCTCAAGGAGCTGATCAAGTACAAGGGCTATCAGGTTCCTCCCGCCGAACTGGAGGCGGTGCTGCTGTCGCATCCCGAGATCGTCGACGCCGCGGTGGTCGGCGTGCTCGACGGCGAGGGCGAGGAGGTGCCCAAGGCGTTCGTCGTCACGCAGGGCGACTCGGCACTGACCGACGCCGACGTGATGGAGTTCGTCGCCGGCCAGGTCGCGCCCTACAAGAAGGTGCGGCAGGTGGAGTTCATCGACGCGATCCCGAAGTCGTCGTCGGGCAAGATCCTGCGCAAGGATCTGAAGTAG
- a CDS encoding MmcQ/YjbR family DNA-binding protein produces MPHPIMFREDDRGLAEVREIALGFPGAFEKVSWGRPVFCAPKMFAMYGGSAKGTGKGQYVQYPHAVLVKADDSERPALVGDSRFFVPAYLGPYGWLGLDLTAATVDWTEVTELVDASFRLIAPKKSIRQLDEG; encoded by the coding sequence ATGCCGCACCCGATCATGTTCCGCGAGGACGACAGGGGCTTGGCGGAGGTGCGCGAGATTGCACTCGGATTCCCCGGAGCGTTCGAGAAGGTCTCGTGGGGCAGGCCGGTGTTCTGCGCCCCGAAGATGTTCGCGATGTACGGCGGCAGCGCCAAGGGCACCGGGAAGGGTCAGTACGTGCAGTATCCGCACGCGGTTCTGGTCAAGGCCGACGACAGCGAACGCCCGGCCCTCGTCGGCGACAGCCGGTTCTTCGTCCCCGCCTACCTCGGCCCGTACGGCTGGCTCGGCCTCGACCTCACGGCCGCGACGGTGGACTGGACGGAGGTCACAGAGCTCGTCGACGCATCGTTCCGGCTGATCGCACCGAAGAAATCGATCCGGCAGCTCGACGAAGGGTGA
- the ligA gene encoding NAD-dependent DNA ligase LigA, whose amino-acid sequence MSAKATPDPEAVLAEQADAATDSALRRQWQDLADQVREHQFRYYVRDAPVISDAEFDKLLRELEALEAEHPELRTPDSPTQLVGGAGFATEFTPAEHLERMLSLDNVFSPDELEAWATRVSNEIGDRAHYLCELKIDGVALALVYRDGRLVRAATRGDGRTGEDVTLNARTIDDVPEKLTESEEFPLPTVLEVRGEVFFRVVDFEDLNAGLVAEGKPPFANPRNSAAGSLRQKNPAVTARRKLRMICHGLGHSEGFAPATLHDAYRALKAWGLPTSEHTAQVKGLEAVTERIAYWGEHRHDVEHEIDGVVVKVDEVRLQRQLGTTSRAPRWAVAYKYPPEEATTKLLDIRVNVGRTGRVTPFAYMEPVRVAGSTVGLATLHNGSEVKRKGVLIGDTVVIRKAGDVIPEVLGPVVDLRDGTEREFEMPTHCPECGTELAPAKEGDADIRCPNSRSCPAQLRERVFHVAGRGAFDIEGLGYEAAIALLQAGVITDEGDLFSLTADDLLRTDLFTTKAGEVSANGKRLLAHLDKAKAQPLWRVLVALSIRHVGPTAARALATEFGSLDAITAASEEELAATEGVGPTIAAAITDWFTVDWHRAIVDKWRAAGVRMADERDTSVERTLEGLSIVVTGSLTGFSRDDAKEAIIARGGKAASSVSKKTAYLVAGDAPGSKYDKAVELGVPVLDEDGFRRLLDGGPDAV is encoded by the coding sequence GTGAGCGCGAAGGCGACCCCGGATCCCGAGGCTGTGCTGGCCGAGCAGGCCGACGCGGCCACCGACTCCGCGCTGCGCCGGCAGTGGCAGGACCTCGCCGACCAGGTCCGCGAGCACCAGTTCCGCTACTACGTGCGCGACGCCCCGGTGATCTCCGACGCCGAGTTCGACAAGCTGTTGCGCGAGCTGGAGGCGCTCGAAGCCGAGCACCCGGAGCTGCGCACACCGGACTCGCCGACCCAGCTGGTCGGCGGTGCGGGGTTCGCCACCGAGTTCACCCCGGCCGAGCACCTCGAGCGAATGCTCAGCCTGGACAACGTGTTCAGCCCCGACGAGCTCGAGGCGTGGGCGACGCGGGTCAGCAACGAGATCGGTGATCGTGCGCACTACCTGTGCGAGCTGAAGATCGACGGTGTGGCCCTTGCACTGGTGTACCGCGACGGGCGGTTGGTGCGTGCGGCCACGCGTGGGGACGGGCGCACCGGGGAGGACGTCACCCTCAACGCGCGCACCATCGACGACGTACCCGAAAAGCTCACCGAGAGTGAGGAATTCCCACTGCCGACGGTGCTCGAGGTGCGGGGCGAGGTGTTCTTCCGGGTGGTCGACTTCGAAGACCTGAACGCCGGCCTGGTCGCCGAGGGCAAACCGCCGTTCGCCAACCCGCGCAACAGCGCGGCCGGCTCGCTGCGGCAGAAGAACCCGGCGGTGACCGCGCGGCGCAAGCTGCGGATGATCTGCCACGGCCTCGGCCATTCCGAGGGCTTCGCGCCCGCCACGTTGCACGACGCGTACCGGGCCCTGAAGGCCTGGGGCCTGCCGACCTCCGAGCACACGGCGCAGGTGAAGGGGCTCGAGGCGGTCACCGAGCGCATCGCGTACTGGGGTGAGCACCGCCACGACGTCGAGCACGAGATCGACGGTGTCGTCGTCAAAGTCGACGAGGTGCGGCTGCAACGGCAGCTCGGTACCACCTCGCGCGCGCCGCGCTGGGCCGTGGCCTACAAATATCCCCCCGAGGAGGCCACCACCAAGCTGCTCGACATCCGCGTCAACGTCGGACGGACCGGGCGGGTCACCCCGTTCGCCTACATGGAACCGGTCCGGGTGGCCGGCTCCACAGTGGGGCTGGCGACGCTGCACAACGGCTCGGAGGTCAAGCGCAAGGGTGTGCTGATCGGCGACACCGTGGTGATCCGCAAGGCCGGCGACGTCATCCCCGAGGTGCTCGGGCCGGTGGTCGACCTGCGTGACGGCACCGAACGCGAATTCGAGATGCCCACGCACTGTCCCGAGTGCGGAACCGAACTCGCCCCGGCCAAGGAGGGCGACGCCGACATCCGCTGCCCCAACTCGCGCAGTTGCCCGGCGCAGTTGCGGGAGCGGGTGTTCCACGTCGCGGGCCGCGGCGCGTTCGACATCGAGGGGCTGGGCTACGAGGCGGCGATCGCGCTGCTGCAGGCCGGCGTCATCACCGACGAGGGCGACCTGTTCAGCCTGACCGCCGATGACCTGCTGCGCACCGACCTGTTCACCACCAAGGCCGGCGAGGTGTCGGCCAACGGCAAGCGGCTGCTGGCTCATCTCGACAAGGCGAAAGCCCAGCCGCTGTGGCGCGTCCTCGTCGCGCTCTCCATCCGCCACGTCGGGCCCACCGCCGCCCGGGCGCTGGCCACCGAGTTCGGCAGCCTCGACGCCATCACCGCCGCCTCCGAGGAGGAACTCGCCGCGACCGAGGGCGTCGGCCCGACGATCGCCGCCGCGATCACCGACTGGTTCACCGTCGACTGGCACCGCGCGATCGTCGACAAGTGGCGCGCAGCGGGTGTGCGGATGGCCGACGAACGCGACACCAGCGTCGAGCGCACCTTGGAGGGTTTGTCGATCGTCGTGACGGGCTCGCTGACCGGCTTCAGCCGCGACGACGCCAAGGAGGCCATCATCGCGCGCGGGGGCAAGGCGGCCAGCTCGGTGTCGAAGAAGACCGCCTACCTGGTGGCCGGGGACGCTCCCGGATCGAAATACGACAAGGCCGTCGAACTCGGTGTGCCGGTCCTCGACGAGGACGGTTTCCGGCGGCTGCTCGACGGCGGGCCCGACGCGGTCTGA
- a CDS encoding amino acid-binding protein: MSAVRSFLLRVQLEDRPGSLGSLAVALGSVGADILSLDVVERGAGYAVDDLVVDLPPGAMPDMLITAAENLRGVYVDSIRPHTGLLEAHRELELIDHVAAAGGRLKRLQVLVDEAPKVLRVGWSTVVRLDASGAQRVVGSAGAPETQAADIPWLPIERAQALDATAGWVPQVWRDMDTALAAAPLGDPSVAVVLGRPGGPDFRPSEVARLGYLTGIIATIIG; this comes from the coding sequence GTGTCTGCCGTGCGTTCGTTTCTGCTCCGGGTGCAGCTGGAGGACCGGCCCGGCAGCCTCGGTTCCCTTGCCGTGGCGCTCGGGTCGGTGGGCGCAGACATCCTGTCCCTCGACGTGGTCGAGCGCGGCGCGGGGTACGCCGTCGACGATCTGGTGGTCGACCTGCCGCCGGGCGCGATGCCCGACATGCTCATCACCGCCGCCGAGAACCTCAGAGGCGTCTACGTCGACAGCATCCGCCCGCACACGGGCCTGCTGGAGGCGCACCGGGAACTGGAGCTGATCGATCACGTCGCCGCGGCAGGCGGCAGGCTCAAGCGGCTGCAGGTGCTCGTCGACGAGGCCCCCAAGGTGCTGCGAGTCGGCTGGAGCACCGTGGTGAGGCTCGACGCGTCGGGCGCGCAGCGCGTCGTCGGCAGCGCCGGTGCCCCCGAGACCCAGGCGGCCGACATCCCCTGGCTGCCGATCGAGCGTGCCCAGGCGCTCGACGCCACCGCCGGCTGGGTGCCGCAGGTGTGGCGCGACATGGATACCGCGCTGGCGGCCGCGCCGCTCGGCGACCCGTCCGTCGCGGTCGTGCTGGGCCGCCCCGGCGGCCCCGACTTCCGGCCGAGCGAAGTCGCGCGACTCGGCTATCTGACGGGCATCATCGCGACGATCATCGGCTGA
- the gatC gene encoding Asp-tRNA(Asn)/Glu-tRNA(Gln) amidotransferase subunit GatC, which yields MSKISRDEVAHLARLARLALTDSELDSFAGQLDAILDHVSRIQAVDVTGVEATDNPLKDVNVFRSDEVQPCLTQEQALAEAPNAVDGRFAVPRILGEAE from the coding sequence GTGTCAAAGATCTCCCGAGACGAGGTCGCGCACCTGGCGCGGCTCGCCCGCCTCGCGCTGACCGACAGCGAGCTGGACAGCTTCGCCGGCCAGCTCGACGCCATCCTCGACCACGTCAGCCGGATCCAGGCCGTCGACGTCACCGGGGTCGAAGCCACCGACAACCCGTTGAAAGACGTCAACGTGTTCCGCTCCGACGAGGTCCAGCCGTGCCTGACCCAGGAGCAGGCGCTCGCCGAGGCGCCCAACGCCGTCGACGGCAGGTTCGCGGTGCCGCGCATCCTGGGGGAGGCCGAATGA
- the gatA gene encoding Asp-tRNA(Asn)/Glu-tRNA(Gln) amidotransferase subunit GatA encodes MSDSAGDLTRLDAATLAAKIAGKEVSSTEVTQACLDQIAATDGDYHAFLHVAADRALEAAGAVDAAVAAGEEPASPLAGVPLALKDVFTTTDMPTTCGSKILDGWTSPFDATVTARLRAAGIPILGKTNMDEFAMGSSTENSAYGPTRNPWNTDRVPGGSGGGSAAALAAFQAPLAIGSDTGGSIRQPAALTATVGVKPTYGTVSRYGLIACASSLDQGGPCARTVLDTALLHAVIAGHDPRDSTSVDAAVPDVVGAARAGAAGDLSGVRIGVVKQLRSGEGYQPGVLASFNAAVEQLTALGAEVREVDCPHFDHSLAAYYLILPSEVSSNLAKFDGMRYGLRAGDDGSRSAEEVMALTRAAGFGPEVKRRIMIGTYALSAGYYDAYYNQAQKVRTLIAQDLAEAYRTVDVLVSPATPSTAFRLGEKVDDPLSMYLFDLCTLPLNLAGHCGMSVPSGLSADDNLPVGLQIMAPALADDRLYRVGAAYEAARGPLPTAV; translated from the coding sequence ATGAGCGACAGCGCCGGCGACCTGACCCGGCTCGATGCGGCCACGCTGGCGGCGAAGATCGCCGGCAAGGAGGTCTCCTCGACCGAGGTGACCCAGGCGTGTCTCGACCAGATCGCGGCCACCGACGGCGACTACCACGCGTTCCTGCACGTCGCCGCCGACCGGGCGCTGGAGGCGGCGGGGGCCGTCGACGCCGCGGTCGCCGCCGGCGAGGAACCGGCCTCACCGCTGGCCGGCGTCCCGCTGGCGCTCAAGGACGTCTTCACCACCACCGACATGCCGACCACCTGCGGGTCGAAGATCCTCGACGGCTGGACGTCGCCGTTCGACGCCACCGTGACCGCCCGGCTGCGCGCGGCGGGGATCCCGATTCTCGGCAAGACGAACATGGACGAGTTCGCGATGGGCAGCTCGACCGAGAACTCGGCCTACGGCCCGACCCGCAACCCGTGGAACACCGACCGGGTGCCCGGCGGCTCCGGCGGGGGCAGCGCCGCGGCCCTGGCGGCGTTCCAGGCACCGCTGGCGATCGGGTCCGACACCGGCGGGTCGATCCGCCAGCCGGCGGCGCTGACCGCGACGGTCGGCGTCAAACCCACCTACGGGACGGTGTCCCGCTACGGGCTCATCGCCTGCGCGTCCTCGCTCGACCAGGGGGGACCGTGCGCCCGCACGGTGCTCGACACCGCGCTGCTGCACGCGGTCATCGCCGGCCACGATCCCCGTGATTCGACCTCGGTCGACGCCGCGGTGCCCGACGTGGTCGGCGCCGCGCGCGCGGGAGCCGCCGGGGACCTGAGCGGTGTCCGCATCGGCGTGGTCAAGCAGCTGCGCAGCGGCGAGGGCTACCAACCCGGCGTGCTGGCGTCGTTCAACGCCGCGGTGGAGCAGTTGACCGCGCTCGGCGCCGAGGTCCGCGAGGTGGACTGCCCGCACTTCGACCACTCGCTGGCCGCCTACTACCTGATCCTGCCGTCGGAGGTGTCGTCCAACCTCGCGAAGTTCGACGGCATGCGATATGGGCTGCGCGCGGGTGACGACGGCAGCCGCAGCGCCGAGGAGGTCATGGCGCTGACCCGCGCCGCCGGTTTCGGTCCGGAGGTCAAGCGCCGCATCATGATCGGCACCTATGCGCTGTCGGCCGGCTACTACGACGCGTACTACAACCAGGCGCAGAAGGTGCGCACGCTGATCGCGCAGGATCTCGCCGAGGCGTACCGCACGGTCGACGTGCTGGTGTCGCCGGCGACCCCGTCCACGGCGTTCCGCCTGGGGGAGAAGGTCGACGATCCGCTGTCGATGTACCTGTTCGACCTGTGCACGCTGCCGCTGAACCTGGCCGGCCACTGCGGGATGTCGGTGCCCTCGGGGCTGTCGGCCGACGACAACCTGCCGGTCGGCCTGCAGATCATGGCGCCCGCACTCGCCGACGACCGGCTGTACCGGGTGGGTGCCGCGTACGAAGCTGCACGAGGTCCGCTGCCAACCGCGGTGTAA
- a CDS encoding ATP-dependent 6-phosphofructokinase codes for MRIGILTGGGDCPGLNAVIRAVVRTCDVRYGSSVVGFQDGWRGLLEDRRVQLRNDDRNDRLLAKGGTMLGTARVNPDKLRAGLDQIKQTLEDNGIDVLIPIGGEGTLTAAHWLSEENVPVVGVPKTIDNDIDCTDVTFGHDTALTVATEAIDRLHSTAESHQRVMLVEVMGRHAGWIALNAGLASGAHMTLIPEQPFDVEDVCRLVKQRFVRGDSHFICVVAEGAKPAEGSMQLREGGIDEFGHERFTGVAQQLAIEVEKRINKEVRVTVLGHVQRGGTPTAYDRVLATRFGVNAADAAHAGEYGMMVSLRGQEIGRVPLADAVRQLKLVPQSRYDDAAEFFG; via the coding sequence ATGCGCATCGGAATACTGACCGGCGGTGGTGACTGTCCAGGCCTGAACGCGGTGATCCGCGCCGTCGTCCGCACCTGCGACGTGCGATACGGATCGTCGGTGGTGGGCTTCCAGGACGGCTGGCGCGGCCTGCTCGAGGACCGCCGCGTGCAGCTGCGCAACGACGATCGCAACGACCGGCTCTTGGCCAAGGGCGGCACGATGCTCGGCACGGCGCGCGTCAACCCGGACAAGCTGCGCGCCGGACTGGACCAGATCAAACAGACGCTCGAGGACAACGGCATCGACGTGCTCATCCCGATCGGGGGCGAGGGCACCCTGACCGCGGCGCACTGGCTCTCCGAGGAGAACGTTCCCGTCGTCGGCGTACCCAAAACGATCGACAACGACATCGACTGCACCGACGTCACTTTCGGCCACGACACTGCCCTGACCGTGGCCACCGAGGCGATCGACCGGCTGCACAGCACCGCCGAATCGCATCAGCGCGTGATGCTCGTCGAGGTGATGGGCCGCCACGCGGGGTGGATCGCGCTGAACGCCGGCCTGGCCTCGGGAGCGCACATGACGCTGATCCCCGAGCAGCCGTTCGACGTCGAGGATGTCTGCCGATTGGTCAAACAGCGCTTCGTGCGCGGGGATTCACACTTCATCTGTGTGGTGGCCGAAGGCGCCAAGCCGGCCGAGGGGTCGATGCAGCTGCGCGAGGGCGGCATCGACGAGTTCGGTCACGAGCGCTTCACCGGCGTGGCGCAGCAGCTCGCCATCGAGGTCGAGAAGCGGATCAATAAGGAAGTCCGGGTGACGGTGCTCGGTCACGTGCAGCGCGGTGGTACGCCGACCGCCTACGACCGCGTGCTGGCCACCCGCTTCGGGGTGAACGCCGCCGACGCAGCCCACGCCGGCGAGTACGGGATGATGGTGTCGCTGCGCGGGCAGGAGATCGGGCGGGTGCCGCTGGCCGACGCGGTCCGTCAACTCAAGCTGGTGCCGCAGAGCCGCTACGACGACGCCGCGGAGTTCTTCGGCTGA